In a single window of the Rhodoferax saidenbachensis genome:
- a CDS encoding aminoglycoside phosphotransferase family protein, whose amino-acid sequence MDTNKKTLQSLGAPWVTARSAELFDWAPGQVLKLFHAGFPAEAAHWERENLQEAHALGVTQVRCYGEVEVEGRRGLILQKIPGKTLTAWADTNPLNFFALPRALARLHAQVHGGETQKLRDIKTIIGECLALPSMDFLSGSDKDALLSYVAQLPNGNTLLHLDFHTDNILKSKEVETVIDWATAARGAVGADLAMTYFLFTEAELFPGITRFQEILYNTARKFIYRRYFQHYLALRGLEAADVMAQIQAWYLPIIVYRLATWQATTEVARLQKKILEAVHALPSA is encoded by the coding sequence ATGGATACGAATAAAAAAACATTGCAAAGCCTGGGTGCGCCCTGGGTAACCGCGCGCTCAGCCGAACTTTTCGATTGGGCGCCAGGCCAGGTGCTCAAGCTGTTCCACGCGGGCTTTCCGGCAGAAGCGGCCCACTGGGAAAGAGAAAACCTGCAGGAGGCGCACGCTTTGGGCGTAACGCAAGTGCGTTGTTATGGCGAGGTGGAAGTGGAAGGGCGCAGGGGGCTCATCCTGCAAAAAATTCCAGGCAAAACGCTCACCGCGTGGGCCGACACCAATCCCTTGAACTTCTTCGCGCTGCCCCGCGCACTGGCGCGCCTGCATGCGCAGGTGCACGGGGGCGAAACCCAGAAGCTGCGCGATATCAAAACCATCATCGGAGAATGCCTCGCACTCCCGTCCATGGACTTTCTGTCGGGCAGCGATAAAGACGCTCTGCTAAGTTATGTGGCTCAACTGCCCAACGGCAACACGCTGCTGCATCTGGACTTTCATACGGACAACATCCTGAAGTCCAAAGAGGTTGAAACGGTGATCGACTGGGCCACGGCGGCCCGGGGCGCGGTGGGTGCTGACCTGGCCATGACCTACTTTCTGTTCACCGAAGCGGAGCTGTTTCCCGGCATCACGCGGTTTCAGGAAATCCTCTACAACACCGCACGCAAGTTCATCTACCGGCGCTACTTTCAGCATTACCTGGCGCTGCGCGGCCTCGAAGCCGCTGATGTGATGGCGCAAATTCAGGCCTGGTACCTGCCCATCATTGTGTACCGCCTGGCCACCTGGCAGGCCACCACCGAAGTCGCGCGTTTGCAAAAGAAGATTCTGGAGGCCGTGCATGCGCTCCCAAGCGCTTGA
- a CDS encoding glycerol-3-phosphate dehydrogenase/oxidase, whose translation MRSQALELAAGQAWDLVVIGGGITGASVLREAARSGLRSLLLEQRDFAWGASSRSGKWVHGGLRYLQQGQMNVTWHSVRQREKLCHELTGLIDMQPMLWPLYKGQLADEVLIRAGLFVYDLIAGKRWRRSMPLAAVQQAFPDLHAPHLKGGICFYEGQTDDARMTLRVLQEARKAGGVALNYAPVVGLHREGNLVRGVQVATSSAQEPLRIQAKQVIAATGAWSDGIRAHVAHDKNSRLRPLRGSHLVFDRVRLPIDATIVLKHPRDRRPGFIAPFQGRVIVGNTDLDHDQDMRKEASITPWEVDYLLETVQHYFPALQIGRQDIIATFSGVRPVVDSGASDPSAESRDHVVWHEDELITIGGGKLTTFQHIALDALQRAKAKFPQMKLDGPPGPILTQPNPSLGVPDSLSAAQWQRLQGRYGDAASAMVLAAEPGTLTLIPGTETLWAELVWCAAHEDVQHLDDLLLRRTRIGILLAEGGRSYMPRIRELTQPALGWADDQWHAEEARYLEICRQHYSVPPVPGSDA comes from the coding sequence ATGCGCTCCCAAGCGCTTGAGTTGGCGGCAGGGCAGGCGTGGGACCTGGTCGTCATTGGCGGTGGCATCACCGGCGCATCGGTGTTGCGGGAGGCCGCGCGGTCCGGCCTGCGCAGCCTGCTGCTGGAGCAACGCGACTTTGCCTGGGGCGCATCCAGCCGCTCCGGCAAGTGGGTGCACGGCGGGCTGCGCTACCTGCAGCAAGGCCAGATGAATGTCACCTGGCACTCGGTGCGCCAGCGCGAGAAACTGTGCCATGAACTCACCGGTTTGATTGACATGCAACCCATGCTCTGGCCGCTCTACAAAGGGCAATTGGCAGATGAAGTGCTGATCCGTGCGGGGCTGTTTGTATATGACCTGATCGCGGGCAAGCGCTGGCGGCGCAGCATGCCTCTGGCGGCCGTGCAACAGGCATTCCCCGACCTGCACGCCCCCCATCTGAAAGGTGGCATCTGTTTCTACGAAGGGCAGACCGACGATGCACGCATGACGCTGCGTGTTCTGCAGGAGGCCCGCAAAGCCGGTGGTGTCGCCCTGAACTACGCACCGGTCGTTGGGCTTCACCGGGAAGGCAATCTGGTGCGGGGTGTGCAAGTTGCCACGTCGTCAGCGCAGGAGCCGCTGCGCATCCAAGCCAAACAGGTGATTGCCGCCACCGGCGCCTGGTCTGACGGCATCCGCGCGCACGTTGCGCATGACAAAAATTCTCGCCTGCGGCCGCTGCGTGGAAGCCACTTGGTCTTTGATCGCGTGCGTTTGCCCATCGACGCAACGATTGTGCTGAAGCACCCCAGAGACCGCCGGCCGGGTTTCATCGCACCGTTTCAGGGGCGCGTGATTGTCGGCAACACGGACCTGGACCACGACCAGGACATGCGCAAAGAGGCATCCATCACGCCCTGGGAGGTGGACTATCTGCTGGAGACCGTGCAGCACTACTTTCCTGCGTTGCAGATAGGCCGCCAGGACATCATCGCCACGTTCTCCGGTGTGCGGCCTGTTGTCGATTCGGGTGCGTCCGATCCGTCTGCGGAGTCGCGTGACCATGTGGTGTGGCACGAAGATGAGCTCATCACCATCGGCGGCGGCAAGCTCACCACCTTCCAGCACATTGCGCTGGATGCCCTGCAACGCGCGAAAGCCAAGTTTCCGCAGATGAAGTTGGACGGGCCGCCTGGTCCCATCCTCACGCAGCCCAACCCGTCCCTCGGTGTGCCAGACTCCCTCTCCGCCGCGCAATGGCAACGTTTGCAGGGCCGCTATGGTGATGCGGCCAGCGCCATGGTGTTGGCGGCAGAGCCCGGCACGCTGACCCTGATCCCCGGCACGGAGACGCTGTGGGCCGAGCTGGTGTGGTGTGCCGCGCATGAAGATGTCCAGCATCTGGACGACCTGCTGCTGCGCCGCACCCGCATCGGGATATTGCTCGCAGAAGGCGGGCGTAGCTATATGCCCCGGATCCGGGAGTTGACCCAGCCCGCACTTGGCTGGGCGGACGACCAATGGCATGCGGAAGAAGCCCGCTACCTGGAAATCTGCCGCCAGCATTACAGCGTTCCACCCGTGCCCGGGAGCGATGCATGA
- a CDS encoding SDR family NAD(P)-dependent oxidoreductase, whose protein sequence is MHKTILITGATSGLGLALAQRLSTQPGLHLVLPVRNAQRAEQLRAALPHASLSTPLLDLARLDSVRSFAPQLSAPLDAVMFNAGVQSADAVIRTADGLEQSFAVNHLSHHVLLRALEPLLQPDAIVGWTASGTHDPKDRVAKNFGFLGAHYLAPEALAQGQYASAPNAAQINRDAYASSKGLNVLSARHFAARELGQRRYFSYDPGLMAGTGLAREQGVLVNLVWKYVMPVVSKMLKGTSTPQGSAQLLARILLGQHALPNGAYVEFSGTQNPPYLPAQESIYTEQLMAFSDRYIFA, encoded by the coding sequence ATGCACAAAACCATTCTGATCACCGGTGCCACCTCCGGCCTGGGCCTGGCCCTGGCGCAGCGCCTGTCTACCCAACCCGGCCTGCATCTGGTGTTGCCCGTGCGCAATGCCCAACGCGCAGAACAGCTGCGCGCCGCCCTGCCCCATGCCAGCCTCAGTACCCCGCTGCTGGATCTGGCGCGCCTGGACAGTGTGCGCAGCTTCGCGCCGCAATTGTCGGCACCGTTGGACGCAGTCATGTTCAATGCCGGCGTGCAATCGGCCGACGCGGTGATCCGCACCGCCGACGGTCTGGAGCAGAGCTTTGCGGTCAACCATCTGTCCCACCACGTGCTGCTGCGTGCACTGGAACCTCTGCTCCAGCCCGATGCCATCGTGGGCTGGACGGCCAGCGGTACGCATGATCCGAAAGACCGCGTTGCCAAGAACTTCGGCTTTCTGGGTGCCCACTACCTGGCACCCGAGGCGCTGGCCCAGGGCCAATACGCCAGTGCGCCCAATGCGGCCCAGATCAACCGCGATGCCTACGCCAGCTCCAAGGGGCTCAACGTGTTGTCGGCACGCCACTTTGCGGCCCGCGAGCTTGGCCAGCGCCGCTATTTCTCCTACGACCCTGGCCTGATGGCCGGCACAGGCCTGGCGCGCGAGCAAGGGGTGCTGGTCAATCTGGTGTGGAAGTACGTGATGCCCGTGGTGAGCAAGATGCTCAAGGGCACGAGCACGCCGCAAGGCTCTGCGCAGTTGCTCGCCCGCATTTTGCTGGGGCAGCACGCACTGCCCAATGGCGCGTATGTGGAGTTCAGCGGCACACAGAACCCGCCCTACCTACCGGCACAGGAGTCGATCTATACCGAGCAACTGATGGCCTTCAGCGACCGCTATATCTTTGCGTAA
- a CDS encoding DMT family transporter: MNASNTPHKTASLQALALAAACSAGFLWGTGALVVNILIASHGFTPENISFWRFSVGAVVLLAVFGRKMRWAQLQPLLAAVIAAGIAMAGYVLLWFLGIERIGAAIPTLIALCLPPVLVTIVAVVRGQEKLDAYLVTILVAALVGTVLIVARDIGESGGSGRRNMFLGVAFAIGSALLYAGFTLISGRLSKSLGAGQATTCLTVVAALVMGLSAIYRPLHWPSGVPPQAWFLYLGVVTAALALLAFSWGAARLSPTALTVATLVEPLTAVLLAALFLGEQLSGLQWLGGGLLLLSIWGLGRRSPAAAH, encoded by the coding sequence ATGAACGCTTCCAACACGCCCCACAAAACCGCATCACTCCAAGCCCTGGCGCTCGCAGCCGCGTGCTCAGCAGGTTTCCTCTGGGGAACAGGCGCCTTGGTGGTGAACATACTGATCGCCAGCCACGGGTTCACGCCAGAGAACATTTCCTTCTGGCGGTTCAGCGTTGGCGCTGTCGTGTTGCTCGCCGTGTTTGGCCGCAAGATGCGTTGGGCGCAATTGCAGCCTCTGCTTGCGGCGGTGATCGCCGCTGGCATCGCGATGGCGGGCTATGTGTTGTTGTGGTTCCTGGGCATTGAGCGCATTGGCGCCGCCATCCCCACGCTGATCGCACTGTGTCTGCCACCTGTTCTGGTCACCATCGTTGCCGTGGTGCGCGGCCAGGAAAAGCTGGACGCGTACCTGGTCACGATTCTTGTCGCGGCCTTGGTCGGGACGGTGTTGATCGTTGCCCGCGATATCGGTGAGTCTGGTGGCTCCGGGCGGCGAAATATGTTCTTGGGCGTCGCGTTCGCCATTGGCTCTGCGCTTCTGTATGCGGGCTTCACGCTCATCAGCGGCCGCCTGTCCAAGAGCCTGGGGGCAGGGCAGGCGACCACCTGCCTGACGGTCGTAGCCGCACTGGTGATGGGTCTCTCGGCCATCTACCGGCCACTGCATTGGCCCAGCGGCGTTCCGCCGCAGGCCTGGTTTCTCTATCTGGGGGTGGTGACTGCCGCGCTCGCACTGCTGGCCTTCAGTTGGGGCGCCGCCCGGCTGAGCCCGACGGCCTTGACGGTTGCCACGCTGGTGGAGCCACTCACCGCCGTCCTGCTGGCGGCGCTTTTTCTGGGCGAGCAGTTGAGCGGTTTGCAGTGGTTGGGTGGCGGCCTACTGTTGCTGAGCATTTGGGGGCTGGGTCGCAGGTCTCCCGCTGCTGCCCACTAG
- a CDS encoding TetR/AcrR family transcriptional regulator yields MKVIHEASIQVLLSHGIHGLTTTRVAERAGVSVGSVYQYYPNKQAMLAAVLQQHLEDVIGQMEAVCRSHRARTAAEMAHALVNAFIDAKLARSDVSQALYAIPSDQGRDAVTATMTQRAQLAICDLLASCTDRRFQDPSLVSFVLTTSLIGPAQVLVTTLPPVAQREAIKKQLGLMAQSYLERAGDPL; encoded by the coding sequence TTGAAGGTCATTCACGAAGCAAGTATTCAGGTTTTGCTGTCGCACGGCATCCATGGCCTCACGACCACCCGCGTGGCGGAGCGGGCCGGCGTATCGGTGGGCTCGGTCTACCAGTACTACCCCAACAAACAGGCGATGCTGGCAGCCGTGCTGCAGCAGCACCTGGAAGACGTGATCGGTCAGATGGAAGCCGTGTGCCGCAGCCACCGGGCTCGCACGGCGGCCGAGATGGCGCATGCCTTGGTGAATGCATTTATCGACGCCAAGCTGGCGCGCTCTGACGTGTCGCAGGCCCTGTACGCCATCCCGTCTGACCAGGGCCGCGATGCGGTGACTGCCACCATGACGCAGCGCGCCCAGCTCGCCATCTGCGATCTGCTGGCCAGTTGCACCGACCGGCGCTTTCAGGACCCCAGCCTGGTGAGCTTTGTGTTGACCACCTCCCTCATCGGCCCCGCCCAGGTGCTGGTGACCACGCTGCCGCCCGTAGCGCAGCGGGAAGCGATCAAGAAGCAGTTGGGCTTGATGGCGCAGAGCTATCTGGAGCGGGCGGGCGATCCGTTATAA
- a CDS encoding alpha/beta fold hydrolase, whose amino-acid sequence MPISKSAVPMTINRRNAIFLGAAMFVRSAYGETSSDAIWHNKIPPLLSEPAVDIDKDPNLLHKYADNAGTKIHYVTMGSNKNPLMVFVHGFPDFWYSWRNQIQTFSKDYQVVAVDLRGYNMSGRPEGVDNYKFAVLLDDIRAVISAESNGRKAILVGHDWGAALSWLFTGQNPDLVEKLVVLSVPHPGAIKKEFLPWNHPLAQLDASAYATRFLAQGKGDNLTPQDLAYWVLDPRAKSRYIEAFTKSSLTSLMNYYKANYALSQVALSFFDSSMKKIYSAPIKCPVLHLHGSEEHHALVSTMELEKSWMESPGNLTVKIIPGVGHFIQHEVPDYLDKTIAAWLKT is encoded by the coding sequence ATGCCAATTTCCAAATCCGCCGTTCCGATGACCATCAATCGGCGCAACGCCATATTTTTAGGAGCCGCCATGTTTGTTCGTTCTGCTTACGGGGAAACTTCAAGCGATGCCATATGGCACAACAAAATCCCCCCCTTGTTGAGTGAACCTGCCGTTGATATCGACAAGGACCCCAACCTTCTGCACAAGTACGCAGACAACGCAGGAACGAAAATCCACTATGTCACGATGGGGTCCAACAAGAATCCGCTGATGGTGTTTGTGCACGGCTTCCCCGATTTTTGGTATTCGTGGCGAAATCAGATTCAGACGTTCTCAAAAGACTACCAGGTGGTCGCAGTTGATCTGCGTGGCTACAACATGAGTGGTCGGCCAGAAGGTGTCGACAACTACAAGTTTGCGGTTCTGCTTGATGACATCCGGGCCGTGATCAGCGCAGAGAGCAACGGTCGCAAGGCCATCCTGGTTGGACACGACTGGGGTGCCGCCTTGTCGTGGCTCTTTACCGGGCAAAACCCAGACCTTGTCGAGAAACTTGTCGTTCTCAGCGTCCCGCATCCCGGCGCCATCAAGAAGGAATTCCTCCCGTGGAACCATCCGCTCGCACAGCTTGATGCCAGCGCCTACGCCACGCGCTTCTTGGCGCAAGGCAAAGGCGACAACTTAACGCCGCAAGATTTGGCCTATTGGGTTTTGGACCCGCGGGCCAAAAGCCGATACATCGAGGCATTCACAAAATCCTCCCTCACATCCCTGATGAACTATTACAAAGCCAACTACGCCTTGTCTCAGGTTGCGCTCAGCTTTTTTGATTCAAGCATGAAGAAGATTTACAGTGCCCCAATCAAATGCCCGGTTTTGCATTTGCATGGAAGCGAGGAGCACCACGCTTTGGTTAGCACCATGGAATTGGAAAAATCATGGATGGAATCTCCCGGCAATCTCACCGTCAAAATAATCCCCGGAGTTGGCCATTTCATTCAGCATGAAGTACCCGACTACTTGGACAAGACGATTGCAGCTTGGTTAAAGACATAG
- a CDS encoding class II aldolase/adducin family protein, whose translation MKFQPQRQLLVDLCQQLSHQGYFAGTGGNIMLRLDAAHVAVTPSATSYATMSAEDICVLSLRNLKQTEGAKVPSVESSLHAHVMRLRPDAGCTIHTHQPTASACALLGDAPTVPPHLQDSLGAHIAVVGYAPSGTGLLAAKLKWAVRDDVNTYLMRNHGVVCCGKDSSTAMAAIENLEALAKNHLRALIQRRRDDEKNMPAALAHLLTEICDDLAR comes from the coding sequence ATGAAGTTCCAGCCGCAACGCCAATTGCTGGTGGACTTGTGCCAGCAGCTCTCGCACCAAGGCTACTTTGCAGGAACCGGTGGCAACATCATGCTGCGCCTGGATGCAGCCCACGTGGCCGTCACGCCGTCGGCCACGTCTTACGCCACGATGTCTGCAGAGGATATTTGTGTGCTGTCCTTGCGCAACCTGAAGCAGACCGAGGGCGCGAAGGTCCCGTCGGTAGAAAGCAGCCTGCATGCCCATGTGATGCGCCTGCGGCCCGACGCAGGGTGCACGATCCACACCCACCAGCCCACGGCCAGTGCCTGCGCCTTGCTGGGTGATGCGCCGACTGTTCCACCCCATCTGCAGGATTCGCTGGGCGCCCACATCGCTGTGGTGGGCTACGCCCCATCGGGCACCGGCCTTCTTGCAGCCAAGCTGAAGTGGGCCGTGCGCGACGACGTCAACACCTATTTGATGCGCAACCACGGGGTGGTTTGCTGTGGCAAGGACAGTTCCACAGCCATGGCGGCTATCGAGAACCTCGAAGCTTTGGCAAAAAACCACCTTCGCGCGTTGATCCAGCGAAGGCGCGATGACGAAAAAAATATGCCCGCTGCACTTGCCCATTTGTTAACGGAAATCTGTGATGACCTCGCACGCTAG
- a CDS encoding thioesterase family protein: MSDATQSTHEPMPEAAFTALGDNRFRASVLTRGPWDLQQQHAGPPIALVSYALEAAAQTHGLQHMARLTANLLRPVPIGDVEVRVQEDYVGRNAGHFSAVVLAGGKELMRATALFQREDDVALPDGLPGHPLPLAPQPPADATPQRMQFLHDAISYPDLMETRVAVGRMFGGPSAVWFRFRYPLVAGHTPGPYQRVAVAADSGNGISAVLDLSTHLFVNSDLTINLLRKPVGEWICLDARTHLSSHGGGLAESALYDEAGLIGRATQSLFVRKRA; this comes from the coding sequence ATGTCAGACGCCACGCAAAGCACCCATGAACCCATGCCCGAGGCCGCGTTCACCGCGCTGGGCGACAACCGCTTTCGCGCCAGTGTTCTCACGCGAGGTCCGTGGGATCTGCAGCAGCAACATGCTGGTCCGCCCATTGCGCTGGTGAGCTACGCACTGGAGGCGGCCGCGCAGACCCACGGCCTGCAACACATGGCGCGCCTGACGGCCAACCTGCTGCGCCCGGTGCCGATTGGCGATGTCGAGGTGCGTGTGCAGGAAGACTATGTGGGCCGCAACGCCGGGCACTTCTCGGCCGTGGTGCTGGCCGGTGGCAAAGAGCTGATGCGCGCTACCGCCCTGTTCCAGCGCGAGGACGACGTGGCCCTTCCCGATGGCCTGCCCGGCCACCCGCTGCCGCTGGCGCCCCAACCACCCGCCGATGCCACGCCGCAGCGCATGCAGTTTCTGCACGACGCGATCAGTTACCCCGACCTGATGGAGACCCGCGTGGCGGTCGGCCGCATGTTCGGTGGCCCCAGTGCCGTGTGGTTTCGCTTTCGTTACCCGCTGGTGGCGGGGCACACGCCCGGCCCGTACCAGCGTGTGGCGGTGGCGGCTGATTCGGGCAACGGCATCAGCGCCGTGCTGGATTTGTCGACGCACCTGTTCGTCAACTCCGACCTCACCATCAACCTGCTGCGAAAACCCGTGGGCGAGTGGATCTGCCTGGATGCCCGCACCCACCTCTCCAGCCACGGCGGTGGACTGGCCGAGTCGGCGCTGTATGACGAGGCCGGGCTGATCGGGCGGGCCACGCAAAGCCTGTTTGTGCGCAAGCGGGCCTAG
- a CDS encoding AraC family transcriptional regulator — MIQARALGGFRMLVEAHGGDPKALLTRCKIPLAALTKPDLPISLDSLASLYDHAAQVLEMEDFGLQLSRCQDLTLYGPLALIVLHAQTVGDALVGLMRHFAFHTPGASFQIADDADPDVICVRYALNLQPGTPSRQIVEQSYGMAAKLWSTMVPSEAAQARILLRHAPAVPPRVYEKSFGCPCSFEQETDAIVLPRRALDFVVPHADPELVATAEGYIATIMRRHPLDLAQQVKALVAEQLAFGGATIENIAGQLKMQKRKLQRLLAEQGLYFESIVDELRCDLATEYLGNAALSLQTVGTMLGYNEQSSFTRACKRWFDASPKLVRQTRLAAP, encoded by the coding sequence ATGATTCAGGCACGCGCGCTGGGCGGCTTTCGCATGCTGGTGGAAGCGCACGGCGGTGACCCCAAAGCCCTGCTCACGCGCTGCAAGATTCCCCTGGCCGCGTTGACCAAGCCAGACCTCCCCATTTCGCTCGACAGCCTGGCAAGCCTGTATGACCATGCGGCGCAGGTCCTGGAGATGGAAGACTTTGGGCTGCAGTTGTCGCGCTGCCAGGACCTCACCTTGTATGGGCCGCTGGCCCTGATCGTGCTGCATGCGCAGACGGTAGGCGACGCGCTGGTGGGGCTGATGCGCCACTTTGCCTTTCATACGCCCGGGGCCAGTTTTCAGATTGCGGACGACGCGGACCCGGATGTCATCTGCGTGCGTTACGCCCTGAACCTGCAGCCGGGCACACCCAGTCGGCAGATCGTGGAGCAGTCATACGGCATGGCGGCCAAGCTGTGGTCCACGATGGTCCCCTCCGAAGCCGCGCAAGCACGCATATTGCTGCGGCACGCGCCGGCCGTGCCTCCGCGTGTGTACGAAAAGTCTTTCGGCTGCCCGTGCAGTTTTGAGCAGGAGACCGACGCGATTGTGTTGCCCCGGCGGGCGCTGGACTTTGTGGTCCCGCATGCAGACCCGGAACTCGTTGCCACGGCGGAAGGCTATATCGCCACCATCATGCGGCGCCATCCGCTGGACCTGGCCCAGCAGGTGAAAGCGCTGGTGGCTGAGCAGCTTGCCTTCGGCGGCGCCACCATCGAGAACATTGCGGGCCAGCTCAAGATGCAAAAACGCAAGCTGCAGCGCCTGCTGGCCGAGCAGGGCCTTTATTTCGAGTCCATCGTGGACGAGCTGCGTTGTGACCTGGCCACCGAGTACCTGGGCAATGCGGCGCTGTCGCTGCAGACCGTCGGCACCATGCTGGGCTACAACGAGCAAAGCTCTTTCACCAGAGCCTGCAAGCGGTGGTTTGATGCGTCGCCCAAGCTGGTGCGACAAACCCGCCTCGCGGCGCCGTAG
- a CDS encoding TetR/AcrR family transcriptional regulator, translated as MPRITDSRVRAIDAAERLFRMQGYAATGLTQILEESGSPKGSFYFHFPRGKTQLAEETIDRYVANRATSIRQISENTQGDALAFVKQLCSAAAADMVASDFQYGCLMQNLANELAGLDAALTERIARGFVESTNIAVEHFRGCGFTPKRAASTATALTAALEGARTIARLERTPAVFKALADVSAKGLGSRSA; from the coding sequence ATGCCACGTATCACTGACTCCCGCGTTCGCGCGATAGACGCCGCCGAGCGATTGTTTCGGATGCAGGGCTACGCTGCGACCGGATTGACGCAGATCCTGGAAGAGAGCGGCTCCCCGAAAGGATCCTTCTACTTTCACTTCCCGCGCGGCAAAACGCAGCTTGCTGAGGAAACGATCGATCGCTATGTTGCTAACAGAGCGACGTCGATTCGACAGATCTCCGAGAACACGCAAGGCGACGCTTTGGCCTTCGTCAAACAGCTTTGTAGCGCGGCCGCAGCAGACATGGTCGCTTCGGACTTCCAATATGGGTGTCTGATGCAAAACCTGGCGAATGAGCTGGCCGGGCTGGACGCTGCGTTAACCGAACGGATAGCGCGCGGATTTGTTGAGTCCACCAACATCGCTGTGGAGCATTTCCGGGGATGTGGCTTTACTCCCAAACGCGCAGCCTCCACCGCAACCGCGTTGACGGCTGCCCTTGAAGGTGCACGAACGATTGCACGGCTGGAACGCACACCTGCGGTGTTCAAGGCGCTGGCGGATGTGAGTGCCAAAGGTCTTGGTTCCAGAAGTGCTTAG
- a CDS encoding GFA family protein yields MPLPVIYPLEGGCGCKAVRYRMTMAPMFVHCCHCRWCQRESGSAFALNAMIESDRVVNLGMEPEIVHTPTESRMGQKVARCPICKVAVWSHYAGTGPIAKFVRVGTLDCPDTLPPDVHIFVQSKQPWVVLTGDAPVFDAYYDRDALWPRESLARREALLPQIEAYLANRPKVAGV; encoded by the coding sequence ATGCCCCTTCCCGTTATCTACCCCCTTGAGGGTGGTTGTGGTTGCAAGGCGGTTCGCTACCGCATGACCATGGCCCCGATGTTTGTTCATTGCTGCCACTGCCGGTGGTGCCAGCGCGAATCAGGCTCCGCGTTCGCGCTGAACGCGATGATTGAGTCCGACCGGGTGGTGAATCTGGGCATGGAACCAGAAATCGTGCACACGCCAACAGAAAGCAGAATGGGGCAAAAGGTCGCCCGCTGCCCCATCTGTAAAGTTGCCGTGTGGAGCCATTACGCAGGCACCGGTCCTATTGCCAAATTTGTGCGCGTAGGGACGCTGGATTGCCCTGACACACTGCCCCCAGATGTGCACATCTTTGTCCAATCCAAGCAGCCCTGGGTTGTACTGACCGGGGATGCGCCCGTCTTTGATGCGTACTACGACAGGGACGCACTATGGCCCAGGGAAAGCCTGGCACGCCGCGAGGCCTTGCTTCCCCAAATCGAAGCCTATTTAGCGAACCGGCCCAAGGTTGCCGGTGTGTAG
- a CDS encoding SDR family NAD(P)-dependent oxidoreductase, producing MPRYELSGRVVVITGATGALGSALARALRAKGARIALLARDMDKAQALAQELGGAEVALACRADVQSYDELEHAMAAVVSHFGRMDVVLANAGIDHVAPMVHMDAPTFERVIDINLNGVWRTFRSSLQHVQAQQGYLMAICSMAAFVHSPLQAHYTASKAGVSALCNSVRLELRDLNVGVGCVYPTFFPSPLLERMQDDDAGKKLWSGNQRGLWETVSLEDVVAGIVHGIERRRSTVVVPKRNALVMLMPGLFRLLIEPIGFKRAAVKAAIALTRPR from the coding sequence ATGCCACGTTACGAATTGTCTGGCCGCGTTGTTGTTATCACGGGGGCAACGGGCGCGCTGGGCAGCGCCTTGGCGCGGGCATTGCGTGCCAAAGGTGCGCGCATTGCCCTGTTGGCCAGAGATATGGACAAGGCGCAGGCCCTGGCCCAGGAACTGGGCGGCGCAGAGGTGGCCCTGGCGTGCCGTGCAGATGTGCAGTCTTATGACGAACTGGAGCACGCCATGGCGGCGGTAGTGAGTCACTTTGGCCGCATGGATGTGGTGCTGGCCAATGCCGGCATTGACCACGTCGCACCCATGGTCCACATGGACGCGCCCACCTTTGAGCGGGTCATCGACATCAACCTCAACGGCGTGTGGCGAACCTTCCGTTCCAGCCTGCAGCATGTGCAGGCGCAGCAGGGCTACCTGATGGCCATTTGCTCCATGGCCGCCTTCGTGCATTCGCCCTTGCAAGCCCACTACACAGCCAGCAAGGCCGGCGTTTCGGCTCTGTGCAACAGCGTGCGGCTGGAGCTGCGCGACCTGAACGTGGGTGTGGGCTGTGTGTACCCCACCTTCTTCCCGTCGCCGTTGCTGGAGCGCATGCAGGACGACGATGCTGGCAAAAAACTCTGGAGCGGCAACCAGCGTGGCCTGTGGGAAACGGTTTCTCTGGAAGACGTGGTGGCAGGCATCGTGCATGGCATCGAGCGCCGCCGCAGTACCGTGGTGGTGCCCAAGCGCAATGCCTTGGTGATGCTCATGCCGGGCCTGTTTCGCCTATTGATCGAACCCATTGGCTTCAAGCGCGCCGCCGTCAAAGCAGCAATCGCCTTGACGCGCCCGCGCTGA